Proteins found in one Brevibacillus brevis genomic segment:
- a CDS encoding glycine betaine ABC transporter substrate-binding protein has translation MKKGALKGLAVALGLSMVMAGCSNAGTPQGNQPAEGNTGTSAPNSVGAQVDHKIIGIDPGAGLMKATEKAMKDYDLKDWELVEGSSAAMTAALTQAYKDKKPIIVTGWTPHWMFSKFEMKYLDDPKGVFGKDEQIHTIVRKGLKEEHPSAYAFLDKFSWTPADMEKVMLDIESGKKPEEAAAEWVKNNEATVNKWVEGIQPAEGKKLTLAYVAWDSEIASTNVVKTVLEQKLKYKVEMSQVEAGPMWVGVSNGDVDGMVAAWLPTTHADYMEKLGKDVEDLGPNLQGTKLGLAVPTYMEINSIEDLKK, from the coding sequence ATGAAAAAAGGTGCCTTGAAAGGGCTGGCAGTCGCACTCGGACTCAGTATGGTGATGGCAGGATGTTCAAACGCGGGAACACCGCAGGGAAATCAGCCTGCCGAGGGCAATACGGGTACGTCTGCACCAAATAGCGTTGGAGCACAAGTGGATCATAAAATTATCGGAATCGATCCTGGCGCTGGTCTGATGAAAGCAACGGAAAAAGCCATGAAAGACTACGATCTGAAAGATTGGGAACTGGTGGAGGGTTCCAGCGCAGCGATGACGGCAGCTCTGACACAAGCCTACAAAGACAAAAAGCCAATTATTGTAACTGGTTGGACACCGCACTGGATGTTCTCTAAGTTCGAAATGAAATACCTCGACGACCCGAAAGGCGTCTTCGGGAAGGATGAACAAATTCATACCATCGTGCGCAAAGGACTGAAGGAGGAACACCCAAGCGCGTATGCGTTCCTCGACAAGTTTTCATGGACACCTGCGGACATGGAAAAAGTGATGCTCGATATTGAGAGCGGCAAAAAGCCGGAAGAGGCAGCAGCCGAATGGGTGAAAAATAATGAGGCTACCGTCAACAAGTGGGTAGAAGGCATCCAGCCAGCAGAAGGCAAAAAATTGACGCTCGCCTATGTCGCGTGGGATTCTGAGATCGCCAGTACGAATGTGGTGAAGACGGTCCTGGAGCAAAAGTTGAAATACAAGGTGGAAATGAGCCAAGTAGAAGCTGGACCAATGTGGGTCGGTGTATCGAACGGCGATGTGGATGGAATGGTAGCAGCTTGGCTGCCAACGACGCACGCAGACTACATGGAAAAGCTGGGGAAAGACGTAGAGGACCTCGGTCCGAACCTGCAAGGAACCAAGTTGGGATTGGCTGTTCCAACCTACATGGAGATCAATTCCATTGAAGATTTGAAGAAGTAA